The Watersipora subatra chromosome 1, tzWatSuba1.1, whole genome shotgun sequence genome has a window encoding:
- the LOC137388882 gene encoding titin homolog has translation MASDVLLPQLVDLSIGTPEVGAVNFNVLHKLLHAIVKTIKVSELEFEVDKAFPAESKLAAGKQDVAGNTDEVVPLSLIAKVSSLENDLKVLYPKLPNAKEMSALIKSDQPIADLWHLLALTKRIEANATGIQTAMDLIQELFNQQKTITTSLDNLTKQVKKAELHSADLIELKSVSSKVKRIESEVGDLGVVKSAKQVSKITTKVGKSSNVDSGIPANPQPRPESIPKLGDIMEKLSLLQSAIDDGAIVTWPRLEDALNGTPSSSHLQTIPNILSATKPNNIKGKRSGGAEGIAEVLKAPLVGPTDDCLDMLEKLGTSPGKITELTERVQHLSDLVSDQDGANLTDETIKELELLHRIAPDLADIEGLKSKLNDLEILLSDIPEAHDEHLPVLGDKSRLSLANFGPSPRSSHTPFYQFHPSSNTLLDKVDEPFEDLPRSSTTPSASAKAFISQAESINKSQGGLTDSKFRNSMKTPEDLSQSPHMPKLPFAKQKNADKIDSVQGNSPMSTQKSDDAIDNPIIGAPEAKAFSSGKPTFEDSHSIPSDSKGADKKKESNKVPDSDVSIPQASLVSESQTLSSSQPDSKVSRPVTLGSKGVGSHSIALGSRAATIKAEANKVPGSSAPRSRSSRASDTQIFGIHKPASQESRTISLDSKAMDIKTGKNKVAVSKVPKRQASLVSDTQKRNSRKAVFKATGVRGSQSRELNTRRSTSLVASHAVDSITFESESQSSLLTDSEIYAAQDLDVNGHSILDNNQVMNKTSTSGKTSSDRVKRVDQPKVKTPRTYFQRASTPTKDLTSHSILPQIDSLESEVIVAPNDQTFSQSIENEEDDDEKILLLDDGQASQAQPEYLSPKMQHRKKASSLQPSSKRFTDTKADYQSKQSELPAGRSSPPIPDIKNRAERKSLKGYITKPTSAYNNRQKAFMDDWTSEGMKSTADMGQLNSLPDMSGRFNRTLREVVQRDYMPEIKRLHQRINRLEDRPAYQIDVTDSRRGCQDSKVFDMLQKLDALRDETDRRVREMNDQLHSVLEQGPIDEESMRRTQIALGDLQAQLLTVRSLTLQLKSENEQAATVMKEMKNDFVRLDEAKVDNHTLAAALDHKADYADLAHKVDKAKLENITFDLHKLIDDLLAKLASLEDAWKKAHQKLESDIDAKISEENMAKIKAAIEKKMKRLHRKIKEQQSLLYPTADEAAGLRRRLPFNCLSCDKPVAGYQYCIGDNLSLNKIGPHALKYSQSDLDQLEALSPRESCDRISLSHLGKKNLKAYVVHLCKEQQPKVFITRSKTRMTTPGVADAYAKPRACGGKHTVTQNKLQGQIVQPGRTQSLKDVLAAEEFVAAGVLKQEEQVIKGADGRTYRSRNDTIEVDGVLTQAIRTNKDPSLPIVEELKLTNSSSLTKAV, from the exons ATGGCGTCCGATGTTTTACTCCCACAACTAGTCGATCTTTCAATCGGCACTCCAGAGGTCGGTGCAGTAAATTTCAATGTCTTGCACAAACTTCTACATGCCATCgttaaaactatcaaagtttCTGAATTGGAGTTTGAAGTAGACAAAGCCTTTCCAGCTGAGAGCAAGTTAGCAGCTGGCAAACAGGATGTCGCGGGTAACACTGATGAAGTGGTGCCGCTGTCGCTCATAGCGAAAGTGTCAAGTCTGGAGAATGATTTGAAAGTCTTATACCCAAAGCTGCCGAATGCGAAGGAGATGAGCGCGCTTATAAAATCTGATCAGCCTATCGCAGACCTCTGGCATCTACTTGCGTTGACCAAAAGAATTGAAGCCAATGCGACTGGTATCCAAACC GCGATGGACCTTATCCAGGAGCTGTTTAACCAGCAAAAGACAATCACAACAAGCTTAGATAATCTTACAAAACAG GTCAAAAAGGCTGAGCTGCATTCTGCAGACTTGATAGAGTTGAAATCAGTATCATCAAAAGTCAAGCGAATAGAATCGGAGGTCGGCGACCTCGGTGTTGTCAAG AGTGCCAAGCAGGTCagcaaaataacaacaaaagtaGGCAAAAGTAGTAATGTTGATAGTGGCATACCGGCCAATCCTCAGCCTCGTCCTGAGTCTATTCCGAAACTCGGTGATATCATGGAaaagctgagtctccttcag AGTGCCATCGATGATGGAGCTATAGTGACTTGGCCAAGACTAGAAGATGCCCTAAATGGTACCCCATCATCATCACACTTGCAGACTATTCCAAATATACTATCTGCTACG AAACCAAATAATATTAAAGGTAAACGATCTGGTGGCGCAGAGGGTATTGCGGAGGTTCTCAAAGCTCCATTAGTTGGACCAACTGATGACTGCCTAGATATGTTAGAGAAACTGGGTACCTCTCCGGGAAAAATTACAGAACTAACTGAACGAGTTCAACATCTTAGTGACTTGGTGTCTGACCAGGATGGCGCCA ATTTGACTGATGAAACCATCAAGGAACTGGAGCTCTTGCATCGAATAGCACCAGATCTTGCTGATATTGAGGGCTTGAAGTCGAAG TTGAATGACCTGGAAATACTCTTGTCTGACATTCCTGAGGCTCACGATGAGCATTTACCTGTACTAGGAGACAAGTCTCGTTTGAGTTTAGCCAACTTCGGACCGTCTCCTCGCTCAAGTCACACTCCTTTTTATCAATTTCATCCAAGTTCAAACACCTTGCTAGATAAAGTTGATGAACCTTTTGAAGACTTACCTCGAAGTAGCACAACTCCTTCAGCTTCTGCAAAAGCTTTCATAAGTCAAGCCGAATCTATCAATAAGTCGCAGGGTGGTTTGACCGACTCAAAGTTTAGAAACAGTATGAAAACACCAGAGGATTTATCGCAATCACCACACATGCCGAAACTTCCATttgcaaaacagaaaaatgctgACAAAATTGATTCAGTTCAAGGTAATTCACCTATGTCTACTCAAAAATCAGATGACGCCATTGATAACCCTATCATTGGTGCACCAGAAGCCAAAGCATTCAGCTCTGGCAAACCAACTTTTGAAGATTCGCACTCAATACCCTCTGATTCTAAAGGAGCAGACAAGAAAAAAGAAAGTAACAAAGTACCAGACTCGGATGTGTCAATACCTCAGGCTTCCCTGGTTTCCGAGTCGCAAACACTCAGCTCAAGTCAACCAGATTCTAAAGTCTCACGCCCAGTAACTCTTGGATCCAAAGGAGTTGGTTCACATTCCATAGCTTTGGGCTCTAGAGCGGCAACTATAAAAGCAGAAGCTAACAAAGTACCTGGATCAAGCGCACCAAGATCGCGATCCTCTCGAGCATCTGACACGCAAATATTTGGCATTCATAAACCAGCTTCCCAAGAATCACGTACAATTTCTCTTGACTCTAAAGCTATGGATATAAAGACAGGAAAAAACAAAGTAGCTGTCTCAAAGGTGCCCAAACGTCAAGCCTCACTAGTATCTGACACACAGAAGCGTAATTCGCGGAAGGCTGTTTTTAAAGCCACTGGTGTGCGAGGGTCTCAATCTCGAGAACTCAATACTCGAAGATCTACTTCACTTGTTGCTTCCCATGCTGTTGACTCTATAACATTCGAGTCAGAGTCACAAAGTTCCTTATTGACAGattcagaaatttatgctgcaCAAGATTTGGACGTTAATGGTCATTCAATTCTAGATAATAACCAAGTTATGAATAAAACTTCGACTTCAGGAAAAACATCAAGTGATCGAGTCAAGCGGGTTGACCAGCCAAAGGTTAAAACTCCAAGAACTTATTTTCAGAGAGCCTCAACTCCTACAAAAGATCTCACATCTCATTCCATTTTACCACAAATAGACAGTTTGGAGTCGGAAGTTATTGTGGCTCCTAATGACCAAACATTCTCTCAAAGCATTGAGAATGAAGAGGATGATGACGAAAAGATATTGCTTTTAGATGATGGGCAAGCTAGTCAGGCTCAACCGGAATATCTTTCACCTAAAATGCAGCATCGGAAGAAAGCAAGTAGTCTTCAGCCTTCATCTAAGCGGTTTACTGATACAAAAGCTGATTATCAGAGTAAGCAATCTGAGTTGCCGGCAGGAAGAAGTTCACCCCCTATACCTGACATCAAGAATAGGGCTGAACGAAAATCGCTGAAAGGCTATATCACCAAACCCACCAGTGCTTACAACAATCGTCAAAAAGCTTTCATGGATGATTGGACTTCTGAAG GAATGAAAAGTACAGCGGACATGGGGCAGCTTAACAGTTTACCCGATATGAGTGGCCGGTTCAACCGTACCCTAAGAGAAGTGGTTCAGAGAGATTACATGCCCGAGATCAAACGACTCCATCAGAGAATAAACAGGTTGGAGGATCGACCAGCTTATCAGATAGATGTTACTGACTCACGAAGAGGCTGTCAAGATAGCAAGGTGTTTGATATGCTGCAAAAACTTGACGCTCTACGAGATGAAACTGATCGGCGTGTCCGAGAAATGAACGATCAATTGCATAGTGTGCTTGAACAGGGGCCAATT GATGAAGAATCTATGCGAAGAACACAAATAGCACTAGGGGACCTGCAAGCACAGCTGCTCACAGTTCGCTCCCTCACTCTCCAACTTAAGTCTGAGAATGAACAGGCTGCCACTGTCATGAAG GAGatgaaaaatgattttgtaCGATTGGATGAAGCGAAGGTAGATAACCATACATTAGCTGCTGCGCTTGACCACAAGGCTGATTACGCAGACTTGGCCCACAAAGTAGACAAGGCAAAGCTTGAGAACATCACCTTTGACCTTCACAAGCTTATAGATGACCTTTTGGCAAAGCTAGCATCATTG GAAGATGCTTGGAAAAAGGCTCATCAGAAACTTGAATCAGATATAGATGCAAAGATTAGCGAAGAGAATATGGCAAAGATAAAAGCTgcaatagagaaaaaaatgaaacgGCTGCATCGAAAAATTAAAGAGCAGCAGAGTTTGCTTTATCCAACTGCTGACGAGGCAGCAGGCTTAAGAAGGAGACTTCCTTTCAACTGTCTGTCATGTGACAAACCAGTGGCCGGTTACCAGTATTG CATAGGTGACAACCTTTCTTTGAACAAGATTGGGCCACACGCTTTGAAGTATTCGCAATCTGACTTGGACCAGCTGGAGGCCCTGAGTCCAAG AGAATCATGTGATCGTATCAGTTTGTCTCACTTGGGAAAAAAGAATTTGAAGGCATATGTTGTTCATCTTTGCAAAGAACAGCAGCCGAAAGTCTTCATAACTCGCTCCAAGACAAG
- the LOC137410592 gene encoding uncharacterized protein encodes MIIANIKKKNEVSTKYKPEVIVFEEPGVKLKNKAPGKGHSKKVLSNREKALNRKVEKIYKEERSKGDALPAVLKDLELSSSLRTEVFELGASQMELERRGKAVQNWKKRRRNAKEMLEKWTPVDKSTISYPKLIEKAFEEKAELFAAKEREFQGDDPVARRKMRKHKSGTDVPSHLFGKHLSRTKVGKFKEGVLKLTNQDLRNVKFRSAKRRR; translated from the exons ATGATTATTGCAAATATAAAGAAGAAAAACGAAGTGTCTACGAAATACAAACCTGAG GTTATAGTCTTTGAAGAACCAGGAGTGAAGCTAAAGAACAAGGCCCCAGGCAAAGGCCATTCTAAAAAAGTTTTGAGTAATAGAGAAAAAGCATTGAATCGAAAAGTAGAAAAAATATACAAAGAAGAAAGATCGAAAGGCGATGCCTTACCAGCAGTTTTGAAGGATTTGGAGCTTTCATCATCGCTCAG AACAGAAGTGTTTGAGCTAGGAGCATCTCAGATGGAGCTCGAGCGACGTGGAAAAGCAGTGCAAAATTGGAAGAAACGTCGAAGGAATGCGAAGGAAATGCTAGAGAAATGGACTCCCGTAGATAAATCCACCATTTCCTATCCTAAATTAATAGAAAAAGCTTTTGAAGAAAAGGCAGAATTGTTTGCAGCCAAA GAAAGAGAGTTCCAAGGCGATGATCCAGTTGCGCGGCGCAAGATGCGTAAACATAAAAGTGGAACGGATGTGCCGAGTCATCTGTTTGGGAAGCACTTGTCTCGCACTAAAGTCGGCAAGTTCAAAGAGGGTGTGCTCAAACTCACCAACCAAGATCTCAGAAATGTTAAATTTAGGTCTGCTAAACGGAGACGATGA